Genomic DNA from Candidatus Zixiibacteriota bacterium:
AAAAGCGGCTGAATATCCCGCATTATATTGGTAGAGGGGATGAACCTCTTCTGGAGTCCCCCTCGGCGAATGTCTCTGCCCTTTATGGCTATCCGATAACGTGTCCGCCGGCAGATTTTGTCGTCAGAGATGGCGATACTCTTGATATCGGCGGAGTCAAGTTCTCGGTGCTGGCAACCCCCGGGCATACCGCTGGAGGAGTCTGCTATGTCAGCGGCCGCTTTCTCTTTTGCGGCGATACCCTGTTCAATTATTCCATAGGTCGGACCGATCTTCCCGGCGGCGACTACGAAAAATTAATTTCCTCCATAGAAAAAAGTATCCTTACTCTACCCGATGACATCATCTGCTACCCGGGACATGGTCCCGCCACCACCGTGGGGGAAGAGCGGAAAAACAACCCCTTTCTGACCGGAAGAAGATTTGTTTAAGAAGGACAAATTATGAGTTTTAGCGGAATGGCTCTCGCCGATTACCATATCCACCCGGATTATTCCATCGATGCCACCGGCACGATTGAGGAATATTGCGCTACGGCGCTGGAAAAGAATCTGGTGGAAATCTGTTTTACCACCCATTATGATTCCAATCCCCGCGGACCGGAAGGGGAGAGGGTAATGCGTGTTGACGGCAAATCGTTGCCTCTCTCGATAGAGACAGTGCAGAGATATTATGATGATGTCCGCGCCGCTCAGGAGAAATATTTCCCGCTCGGTCTGGAAGTGAAATGCGGCAT
This window encodes:
- a CDS encoding MBL fold metallo-hydrolase, whose amino-acid sequence is MTIDTVIVGPFEVNCYLVFDSSTRKGAIIDPGGDEELILSRIDELGMLPEAILLTHGHGDHIAALPAIKKRLNIPHYIGRGDEPLLESPSANVSALYGYPITCPPADFVVRDGDTLDIGGVKFSVLATPGHTAGGVCYVSGRFLFCGDTLFNYSIGRTDLPGGDYEKLISSIEKSILTLPDDIICYPGHGPATTVGEERKNNPFLTGRRFV